TCTGATCAATTTCAAAATCAACCCGAGTGTGAATCTCATCCAGCCCCATTTGTTGAAGAATCTTAACAACTTCACTGTCGAGTAACGGTATTGGTTTCGTTCCAGTGCCTACAAATCCTGTAACGCCTGGGGTGTTACGCACAACGTACCACGAATCATCAGTTAATTCCATTTCGACAAGTACGTAGCCCGGATACACCTTACGTTTAGTGATCTTCTGCTTCCCGTTCTTAAACTCAATCTCGTCTTCCATCGGAACAAGTACGCGGAAAATCTTTTCCTCCATGTTCATGGATTCGACTCGTTTTTCAAGATTCATTTTCACTTTGTTCTCATAGCCAGAATATGTGTGGATAACAAACCAGTCTTTTGCCATTTCTCATGGACCTCCTCAGGCACTGCCACAGAAACTATAGGTTAAGGCACTAACTTGCTCAAGGCCGCACTTAAGCCGCTATCAACAACCCACATAAGTATAGATACAATCGCCACCGCAAAAAACACAACTCCTGTGTAGGTAAGCAACTGTCTACGGCTTGGCCAATGAACCTTCTTTAATTCGCTCAAAACCCCACGGAAATAATCC
The sequence above is a segment of the Desulfosporosinus sp. Sb-LF genome. Coding sequences within it:
- the nusG gene encoding transcription termination/antitermination protein NusG; translated protein: MAKDWFVIHTYSGYENKVKMNLEKRVESMNMEEKIFRVLVPMEDEIEFKNGKQKITKRKVYPGYVLVEMELTDDSWYVVRNTPGVTGFVGTGTKPIPLLDSEVVKILQQMGLDEIHTRVDFEIDQSVQVTAGPFKDFVGVVREILADKGKLRVEVSMFGRETPVELEFSQVQKLD
- the secE gene encoding preprotein translocase subunit SecE, with the protein product MGALKKPANTQRQAEKAADYFRGVLSELKKVHWPSRRQLLTYTGVVFFAVAIVSILMWVVDSGLSAALSKLVP